A section of the Caballeronia sp. M1242 genome encodes:
- a CDS encoding MFS transporter, with amino-acid sequence MRKMRWVVIFLAFLAIAINYIDRANLAVAAPQIEKALGIGPAEMGFILSGFFWTYALMQMPFGWFVDRVGARIALPLAVGWWSVFTALTAVTTSVAGMFGCRLMLGIGEAGAYPSCAKLVSQWFTKEQRAFATSIFDSGSRVGSALSIPVVALIISSFGWEASFVITGLLGFVWIVGWFAIYRNKSKGDLTGEVDVPPQPVAPKNKVSWASLFKYRTLWGMMLGFFCLNFVIYFFITWFPSYLVQAHGFSLKSLGTLGTIPALMSIPGGWLGGFVSDSLFKRGWSLTAARKTCMVGGMLLSSVITLSAFTSNIYLMLAFFGIAYASLAFAAASIWSLPSDVAPTPDHVASIGGIQNFASNLAGIVITTFTGVMLSITKGSFVIPLCVAGGFCFLGAFSYLVIVGKIEPLDEADKRAVADKRAPSTI; translated from the coding sequence ATGCGCAAGATGCGTTGGGTAGTGATATTTCTGGCCTTTCTGGCCATCGCCATCAATTACATCGACCGTGCGAATCTCGCGGTCGCAGCCCCTCAGATCGAAAAGGCGCTCGGCATCGGGCCCGCGGAGATGGGCTTCATTCTGAGCGGCTTCTTCTGGACCTACGCGCTGATGCAGATGCCGTTCGGCTGGTTCGTCGATCGCGTCGGCGCGCGCATCGCGCTCCCGCTGGCGGTCGGCTGGTGGTCGGTGTTCACGGCGCTGACCGCGGTGACCACGAGCGTCGCTGGCATGTTCGGCTGCCGGCTGATGCTCGGCATCGGCGAAGCGGGCGCGTATCCGTCGTGCGCGAAACTCGTGTCGCAATGGTTCACGAAAGAGCAGCGCGCCTTCGCGACCAGCATCTTCGATAGCGGCTCGCGCGTCGGCTCGGCGCTGTCGATTCCTGTCGTCGCGCTGATCATCAGTTCGTTCGGCTGGGAAGCGTCGTTCGTGATCACCGGCCTGCTCGGCTTCGTGTGGATTGTGGGCTGGTTCGCGATCTACCGGAACAAGTCGAAGGGCGACCTCACCGGCGAAGTGGATGTGCCGCCGCAACCGGTTGCCCCGAAGAACAAAGTGTCGTGGGCCTCGCTGTTCAAGTACCGCACGCTGTGGGGCATGATGCTCGGCTTCTTCTGCCTGAACTTCGTTATCTACTTTTTCATCACGTGGTTCCCGAGCTATCTCGTTCAGGCGCACGGCTTCTCGCTGAAATCGCTCGGCACGCTCGGCACGATTCCCGCGCTGATGTCGATTCCGGGCGGCTGGCTCGGCGGCTTCGTCTCCGACTCGCTGTTCAAGCGCGGCTGGAGCCTGACCGCGGCGCGCAAGACCTGCATGGTCGGCGGCATGCTGCTTTCGTCGGTCATCACGTTGTCGGCGTTCACGTCGAACATCTATCTGATGCTTGCGTTCTTCGGCATTGCTTACGCGAGCCTCGCGTTCGCGGCGGCCAGCATCTGGTCGCTTCCGAGCGACGTCGCGCCGACGCCGGACCACGTCGCCTCGATCGGCGGCATTCAGAACTTCGCGTCGAACCTGGCGGGCATCGTCATCACGACGTTCACCGGCGTGATGCTTTCCATCACCAAGGGCTCCTTCGTTATTCCGTTGTGCGTCGCGGGCGGCTTTTGCTTCCTTGGCGCGTTCAGCTATCTTGTGATCGTCGGCAAGATCGAGCCGCTCGATGAAGCGGACAAACGCGCCGTCGCCGACAAGCGCGCACCCTCCACCATCTAA
- a CDS encoding mannitol dehydrogenase family protein produces MSNPILQFGTSRFLQAHVDFFVAEAARRDPSKALGKITVVQTTSSADSRARTDALRATGRYPVRIRGRRGDETVDVTIESDSINEALHANEDWPLLLQRIQRDVKVIVSNTADAGYALFDEDTADLIDGGRTPRGFAAKLAVLLHARFRAGAEPITLLPCELVSRNGDTLRDLVRGVARGWSLDDAFIRYLTNDCIWVNSLVDRIVSEPIVPVGAIAEPYALWAIERQPRMVLPCEHDDIVVTDDLAHYERLKLLLLNLGHTMLAEIWRTRDGAPDMTVLDAMRDPAYRDPLETVWRDEVLPVFTALGQHDVATEYLASVRDRFENPFLVHRLADIARNHEEKKARRFQPVIELARELKLDVEQKRLREALQTTTH; encoded by the coding sequence ATGAGCAATCCGATTCTTCAGTTCGGCACGAGCCGCTTCCTGCAAGCGCACGTGGACTTCTTCGTCGCCGAAGCGGCGCGGCGCGATCCGTCGAAGGCGCTCGGCAAAATTACGGTCGTGCAGACGACGTCGAGCGCGGACAGCCGCGCCCGCACCGATGCGCTGCGCGCGACGGGACGCTATCCGGTACGCATTCGCGGACGTCGGGGCGACGAGACTGTGGACGTCACCATCGAGAGCGATTCGATCAACGAGGCGCTGCACGCGAACGAAGACTGGCCGCTGCTTCTGCAACGCATTCAGCGCGACGTGAAGGTAATCGTCTCGAATACCGCCGATGCCGGCTACGCGCTTTTCGATGAAGACACCGCCGACCTGATCGACGGCGGCCGCACGCCGCGCGGCTTCGCCGCAAAGCTCGCGGTGCTCTTGCATGCGCGCTTCCGCGCGGGTGCCGAGCCGATCACCCTGCTGCCCTGCGAACTGGTTTCCCGCAATGGCGACACGCTGCGCGACCTCGTGCGTGGCGTCGCGCGCGGGTGGAGCCTGGACGACGCTTTCATCCGCTATCTGACGAACGACTGCATCTGGGTCAACTCGTTGGTGGACCGTATCGTGTCGGAGCCGATCGTTCCGGTCGGCGCGATCGCCGAACCTTACGCGCTGTGGGCCATCGAGCGGCAACCGCGCATGGTCCTGCCGTGCGAGCACGACGATATCGTCGTGACCGACGATCTTGCGCACTACGAACGGCTCAAATTGCTGCTGCTGAATCTCGGCCACACCATGCTGGCTGAAATCTGGCGTACGCGCGACGGCGCGCCGGACATGACCGTGCTCGACGCCATGCGCGATCCCGCTTACCGCGATCCGCTGGAGACAGTTTGGCGCGACGAAGTGTTACCCGTGTTCACCGCGCTCGGCCAGCACGACGTGGCGACGGAATATCTCGCGAGCGTGCGCGACCGGTTCGAGAACCCGTTTCTCGTCCATCGGCTCGCGGACATCGCGCGCAATCATGAGGAGAAGAAGGCCCGGCGCTTTCAGCCGGTCATCGAGCTCGCTCGCGAGCTCAAGCTCGATGTCGAGCAAAAACGACTGCGCGAGGCCTTGCAAACGACGACACACTGA